Proteins found in one Toxotes jaculatrix isolate fToxJac2 chromosome 18, fToxJac2.pri, whole genome shotgun sequence genomic segment:
- the aspdh gene encoding putative L-aspartate dehydrogenase isoform X2 yields MATSSSSMKIGIVGFGHLGQYLVERILKDGAALGLTLAFVWNRNCDKLKGLVPDELILSDLSTFANRQCDVIVEVCHPQIVKEFGLHFLSQSHFMVGSPSALSDPDLNERLRQAAQQHGRTLYVPSGALWGGQDIQRLNDSGALKALFIRMSKHPSCFRLTGDVLSDWTEGEGRRVLFRGSVAELCPLAPNNVNTMAAAAVAAGTLGFSGVQGEIVSDTALSDYHVVEVEVTGPDGFSVHTVRRNPARLGAVTGSATYNSFWNSLLICKGHGGRVYLC; encoded by the exons ATGGCAACCAGCTCTTCTTCTATGAAGATTGGTATCGTAGGATTTGGACATCTAG GGCAGTACCTGGTGGAGAGAATTCTTAAAGATGGAGCTGCTCTTGGTTTGACTCTGGCTTTTGTTTGGAACAGAAATTGTGACAAGCTCAAAGGTTTAGTTCCTGATGAACTCATACTCAGTGATCTGTCAACTTTTGCAAACAG gcAATGTGATGTGATTGTAGAAGTGTGCCATCCTCAGATAGTGAAAGAATTTGGgctccacttcctgtctcagtCCCATTTCATG GTGGGATCCCCCTCTGCCCTTTCTGACCCTGACCTGAATGAGAGGCTGCGTCAGGCAGCTCAGCAGCATGGTCGGACACTCTATGTCCCCAGTGGAGCATTATGGGGAGGCCAGGACATTCAGAGGCTGAATGATAGTGGAGCCTTAAAG GCCTTGTTTATAAGAATGTCCAAACATCCATCCTGCTTCAGGCTGACTGGAGACGTCCTCTCTGActggacagagggagagggcagGAGAGTTTTATTCAGGGGCTCAGTGGCAGAGTTGTGCCCACTTGCTCCTAACAATGTTAACAccatggcagcagcagctgtggcagcAGGAACACTCGGCTTTAGTGGTGTTCAGGGAGAGATTGTGTCTGACACAGC GTTAAGTGACTATcatgtggtggaggtggaggtgactGGGCCTGATGGCTTCTCAGTGCACACAGTGAGGAGGAATCCAGCCAGACTCGGGGCTGTAACTGGCAGTGCAACATACAACTCCTTCTGGAATAGTTTACTCA
- the tmem86b gene encoding lysoplasmalogenase gives MDILETDAYDRRQRRNMSCALFFSLLPFFLSSAVYFYLWTPESSPSIMSAAVKSAPTLLLAATVLSWNGGQSVLGVVGGLLFSAVGDCCLIWPELFLHGMGAFAVAHLMYSLTFLSSRYAAYSSSSWTRLLYLILFMTGGGFYIYLYPFLQKAPNSDLLIPAVGVYTVLITLMGTLAIRTHHTATLLGSLFFIVSDLSLALQVFKVTAPIYHGQTIVMVTYYLAQLLIAVGDVKAVESKDDFSKWKRS, from the exons ATGGACATTCTTGAGACAGACGCCTATGACAGGCGGCAGAGGAGAAATATG TCCTGTGccctgttcttctctctcttgcctttctttttgtcctcagCTGTCTACTTCTACCTGTGGACTCCTGAATCGTCCCCGTCCATCATGTCTGCAGCTGTCAAATCAGCACCAACCCTCCTACTGGCTGCAACAGTGCTGAGCTGGAATGGAGGTCAGAGTGTCCTGGGTGTTGTAGGAGGACTGCTCTTCTCTGCTGTTGGTGACTGTTGCTTGATATGGCCTGAGCTTTTTCTGCATG GAATGGGTGCCTTTGCTGTGGCTCATCTGATGTACTCACTCACCTTCCTCTCCAGTCGTTATGCAGCAtattcctcttcctcctggacCCGTCTTCTATACCTAATCCTGTTCATGACAGGAGGAGGtttctatatctatctatatccaTTCCTGCAGAAGGCACCAAACTCAGATCTACTAATTCCAGCTGTGGGGGTATACACTGTCTTAATTACTCTAATGGGGACATTAGCTATTAGAACCCACCACACAGCAACACTGTTAGGAAGCTTGTTCTTCATAGTGTCTGACCTGTCACTGGCTCTGCAAGTTTTCAAGGTGACGGCACCAATATATCATGGTCAGACTATTGTGATGGTGACATATTATTTGGCACAGCTACTTATCGCTGTGGGCGATGTAAAAGCTGTGGAGAGTAAGGACGACTTTTCAAAATGGAAGAGGTCCTAA
- the hspbp1 gene encoding hsp70-binding protein 1 has translation MAENSQNRRYPQNLQGVLQLAVEAGSAAEGPAPLEPMSEQRKTWLREALAEVCKGQMDEVQQMKQCLAVLCKEGTSESEREGEEQRDEEEDEDERESAFEMLSELCENLDNARDLMILGGLELCLSQYLCHVQSGLRWRAAQLIASCAQNMPQVQVHLLNIGALPKLLHLTDSDPHPTVRVKALYAVSCLVREQEVGLQMFLSHDGFSVLMRGMQSENEKVRTKSAFLLLNLLTSHPEQKDTVVSMGMVQQLVSVLRTPHSPFHEHVLGALCCLVEDCPQGLKDCMNPALGLEELLRQRARELQGKEESQEELDFCERLRVMCFRGKQSDDNGMDR, from the exons ATGGCAGAAAATAGCCAGAACAGGAGATATCCCCAAAATCTTCAGGGGGTCCTGCAGTTGGCAGTGGAGGCTGGGTCAGCTGCAGAGGGACCTGCCCCTCTTGAACCCATGTCAGAGCAG AGGAAAACGTGGCTGAGAGAAGCTCTTGCAGAAGTCTGCAAAGGGCAGATGGATGAAGTGCAGCAGATGAAGCAGTGTCTGGCCGTCCTATGCAAAGAGGGAACGAGTgaaagtgagagggagggagaggagcaaagggatgaagaggaggatgaagatgagcGTGAATCAGCCTTTGAGATGCTGTCGGAGTTGTGTGAGAATTTGGACAACGCTAGAG ACCTGATGATCCTTGGTGGACTAGAGTTGTGCCTCTCCCAGTATCTGTGTCATGTCCAAAGTGGTCTAAGGTGGCGTGCTGCCCAGCTGATTGCTTCCTGCGCTCAGAATATGCCACAGGTGCAGGTCCACTTGCTTAACATTGGGGCACTGCCAAAGCTGCTGCATCTGACAGACTCAGACCCCCACCCCACTGTCAGAGTAAAAGCCCTTTACGCTGTCTCTT GTCTGGTCCGAGAGCAGGAGGTGGGACTCCAGATGTTCCTGTCCCACGATGGTTTCTCAGTGCTTATGCGAGGCATGCAGTCGGAGAACGAGAAGGTCAGGACCAAGTCAGCTTTCCTTCTGCTCAACCTGCTGACGTCACATCCTGAACAGAAAG ACACAGTTGTCTCCATGGGTATGGTACAGCAGCTGGTATCTGTTCTCCGCACACCTCACTCACCTTTCCACGAGCATGTGCTTGGTGCCCTTTGTTG TCTGGTGGAGGACTGTCCACAGGGGCTCAAAGACTGTATGAATCCTGCTCTGGGTCTGGAGGAGCTACTTAGACAGCGAGCCAGAGAGCTccaaggaaaggaagaaagtcAG GAAGAACTGGACTTCTGCGAGCGTTTGAGGGTCATGTGTTTCCGCGGGAAGCAGTCGGATGACAATGGGATGGATCGCTGA
- the aspdh gene encoding putative L-aspartate dehydrogenase isoform X1, with protein sequence MRCEDMATSSSSMKIGIVGFGHLGQYLVERILKDGAALGLTLAFVWNRNCDKLKGLVPDELILSDLSTFANRQCDVIVEVCHPQIVKEFGLHFLSQSHFMVGSPSALSDPDLNERLRQAAQQHGRTLYVPSGALWGGQDIQRLNDSGALKALFIRMSKHPSCFRLTGDVLSDWTEGEGRRVLFRGSVAELCPLAPNNVNTMAAAAVAAGTLGFSGVQGEIVSDTALSDYHVVEVEVTGPDGFSVHTVRRNPARLGAVTGSATYNSFWNSLLICKGHGGRVYLC encoded by the exons ATGAGATGTGAA gACATGGCAACCAGCTCTTCTTCTATGAAGATTGGTATCGTAGGATTTGGACATCTAG GGCAGTACCTGGTGGAGAGAATTCTTAAAGATGGAGCTGCTCTTGGTTTGACTCTGGCTTTTGTTTGGAACAGAAATTGTGACAAGCTCAAAGGTTTAGTTCCTGATGAACTCATACTCAGTGATCTGTCAACTTTTGCAAACAG gcAATGTGATGTGATTGTAGAAGTGTGCCATCCTCAGATAGTGAAAGAATTTGGgctccacttcctgtctcagtCCCATTTCATG GTGGGATCCCCCTCTGCCCTTTCTGACCCTGACCTGAATGAGAGGCTGCGTCAGGCAGCTCAGCAGCATGGTCGGACACTCTATGTCCCCAGTGGAGCATTATGGGGAGGCCAGGACATTCAGAGGCTGAATGATAGTGGAGCCTTAAAG GCCTTGTTTATAAGAATGTCCAAACATCCATCCTGCTTCAGGCTGACTGGAGACGTCCTCTCTGActggacagagggagagggcagGAGAGTTTTATTCAGGGGCTCAGTGGCAGAGTTGTGCCCACTTGCTCCTAACAATGTTAACAccatggcagcagcagctgtggcagcAGGAACACTCGGCTTTAGTGGTGTTCAGGGAGAGATTGTGTCTGACACAGC GTTAAGTGACTATcatgtggtggaggtggaggtgactGGGCCTGATGGCTTCTCAGTGCACACAGTGAGGAGGAATCCAGCCAGACTCGGGGCTGTAACTGGCAGTGCAACATACAACTCCTTCTGGAATAGTTTACTCA